In Peptostreptococcus equinus, the DNA window GCCGATAATTTATACATAGTAATGAAATTGATGGAAGAGTGTTCTAGAAAACTATCTCATTATTATGTATATACTCATATGAAGCATCATGAGGATACTAGAATAAATGAAAATTTAGGAGAAGCTACAAAAAGTGAAATGCTATCAACTGATTTAGATAAGGCTACTTCATATGTGGTACCCGAAATTCTAGAAATGGATGAAAAAAAGTTAGACGAATACTTAAAAGAAAAGAGATTATTAAAATATAGAAAAATGATCGATGAAATATTGAGAGATAAACCATATATTTTAAGCGAAAAAGAAGAACAAATAATGGCCCAAGTATCTGATTTAACGGGTGTGCCAGAAAATGCTTACGAAATGCTATCTTATGCGGATATGAAGTTTCCAGAAATAACAGATGAAGAAGGAAATAAGGTAGAATTAAATCATTTCAATTATAATAAATTTATAAAAAGCGCAGATAGGCGTGTTAGAAAAGAAGCATTTGAAGCAGAGTTTGGAACTTATAAGAAATATTCAAATACATTTGCAGCCACTTTATTTGGAGCAATTAAAGCTGAAATATTTAATGCAAACATTAGAAAGTATCCATCAGCACTATATGCATCTCTTTTTGCTGACAACATAAATATAGAGGTATATGAAAACTTGATTACATCGGTAAGTGAAAATATACCTGCACTAAATAAATATTTGAATGTTAAGAAGAAATATTTAGGATTAGATAAAATGCATATGTATGATCTTTACCAACCTATGGCAAAAGACTTCAAAATGGAAATATCATATGAAAAGGCACAGGAAATTATTATTAATGCACTAGAACCAATAGGAAGTGAATATCAGGATTTAATTAAAAAGGCATTTTCTCAAGGTTGGATAGATGTGTATGAAAATGAAGGCAAAAAAGGTGGAGCCTATTCATGGGGAAGCTATGATTCACATCCTTATATATTAATGTCTTATAATAATGATCTAAATTCAATGTTTACTTTAATACATGAATTAGGACATTCGATACATAGTTATTATTCAAGAAATAACCAAGAATATATATATTCTTCTTATAAGATATTTGTTGCAGAAGTAGCATCAACAGTAAACGAAACTTTATTAATAAAATATCTATTGAAAAATTCGACAAGTAGAGAAGAAAAGATTTATCTACTAAACTACTATTTAGAACAGTTTAGAACTACTGTTTATAGGCAAACTTTATTCGCTGAATTTGAAAAGATATGTCATGAAAAGGTAGAAAAAGGTCAGCCAATGACTGCTATGGATTTTAGCAAGGTATATTTTGAATTAAATCAGAAGTACTATGGAGGTGCTTGTGAAGTGGATCAAATTTCTGAAGTTGAGTGGGCTAGAATACCACATTTTTATTCTAATTT includes these proteins:
- the pepF gene encoding oligoendopeptidase F, with translation MAKDRKTIEDKFKWNLEEMYSGSKNIESDLKYIKKNIEEIKNYKGKLSDSADNLYIVMKLMEECSRKLSHYYVYTHMKHHEDTRINENLGEATKSEMLSTDLDKATSYVVPEILEMDEKKLDEYLKEKRLLKYRKMIDEILRDKPYILSEKEEQIMAQVSDLTGVPENAYEMLSYADMKFPEITDEEGNKVELNHFNYNKFIKSADRRVRKEAFEAEFGTYKKYSNTFAATLFGAIKAEIFNANIRKYPSALYASLFADNINIEVYENLITSVSENIPALNKYLNVKKKYLGLDKMHMYDLYQPMAKDFKMEISYEKAQEIIINALEPIGSEYQDLIKKAFSQGWIDVYENEGKKGGAYSWGSYDSHPYILMSYNNDLNSMFTLIHELGHSIHSYYSRNNQEYIYSSYKIFVAEVASTVNETLLIKYLLKNSTSREEKIYLLNYYLEQFRTTVYRQTLFAEFEKICHEKVEKGQPMTAMDFSKVYFELNQKYYGGACEVDQISEVEWARIPHFYSNFYVYKYATGFSAASVLSSLILDSRENVDRYIEFLKSGGSEYPLDQLKKAGIDMSKKDAVDNALKEFAKLVDELDSII